Proteins from one Hemiscyllium ocellatum isolate sHemOce1 chromosome 30, sHemOce1.pat.X.cur, whole genome shotgun sequence genomic window:
- the LOC132829785 gene encoding probable G-protein coupled receptor 139, producing the protein MHGPANGQFYAIYYPFLAIIGVPANLMAINILSRERCGLSRCITYYLVAIAVADFFVIVMAVILNRIAGIYFRNSIWSVTPSCALSTVLVYATRDGSVWLTVAFTADRFVAICCQRLKTTYCTEKTASLVIGIVCALSCMKNIPFYFIYQPLYFLDGVPWFCDIKISYYNWPIWQTYDWLDRILTPFVPFLLILLLNALTVRYILLASRARKRLRAAENRQDPGMANRKKSIVLLFTISLSFLLLWVTYVAHFLYVQIAGEAYFTGLDFNDPQYIFQEMTNMLQLLSSCTNIFIYAVTQSKFRHELKNTLMYPFTTLAVRFKPVKEQ; encoded by the exons ATGCACGGGCCAGCGAATGGACAATTCTACGCCATTTATTATCCcttcctcgctattattggtgttccag CCAACTTGATGGCGATCAATATCCTATCCCGTGAACGGTGCGGACTGTCCCGGTGCATCACTTACTACCTGGTGGCAATAGCAGTTGCTGATTTCTTTGTCATCGTTATGGCTGTCATCCTCAACCGGATCGCTGGTATCTATTTTCGAAACAGTATCTGGTCCGTAACGCCTTCTTGTGCACTCAGCACTGTGCTGGTGTACGCCACTCGCGATGGCTCGGTCTGGCTGACAGTGGCTTTCACCGCTGACCGTTTTGTGGCCATCTGCTGTCAGCGGCTGAAGACCACGTactgcacagagaaaactgcgtCGCTAGTCATAGGAATTGTCTGTGCCCTGAGCTGCATGAAGAATATCCCTTTCTACTTCATCTACCAACCACTGTACTTCTTGGATGGGGTGCCCTGGTTCTGTGACATTAAGATCAGCTACTACAATTGGCCAATCTGGCAGACCTATGACTGGCTGGATCGCATCTTAACCCCCTTTGTTCCATTCCTCCTTATCCTgttactcaatgccctgaccgtAAGATATATTCTGTTGGCTAGCAGAGCCCGCAAAAGACTCAGGGCTGCTGAGAATCGACAAGATCCAGGAATGGCTAATCGCAAGAAGTCCATTGTCCTGCTGTTTACCATTTCTCTCAGCTTCCTTTTACTGTGGGTGACCTATGTTGCACATTTTCTTTACGTGCAGATTGCAGGTGAGGCCTACTTCACTGGTCTGGATTTCAATGATCCACAGTACATCTTTCAAGAGATGACCAATATGCTTCAACTGCTCAGCTCCTGCACTAACATCTTCATTTATGCAGTAACACAGTCCAAGTTTCGACATGAGCTGAAGAATACACTTATGTATCCTTTCACCACCCTCGCTGTTCGCTTTAAACCAGTGAAAGAGCAATAA